In a genomic window of Styela clava chromosome 7, kaStyClav1.hap1.2, whole genome shotgun sequence:
- the LOC120327893 gene encoding kazrin-like isoform X4, which yields MSDIPRLKAEFLLSPPREYLSTALQSLDSLNEQILQFIFSSSLNNAGTGSVSGLISSFDSDALLPKQRDALTASLTLMRRLLMDAQTKFKKMVDDNRRLASHIDGTIQSANQEVNTLRIELDMTNKKLRELSMRDSCQHCQGRRSEVRELKKLVEENKRLSSENRQLQKETENLRQQASCVSELAKTKLALHEMMTDMRLIQDEKRDVFIQLEELHTLLDEKEEQLRSFIRQYENQMQEQEAKMASLEEDKSRLIHEKDDLTHKNNEVGEIISSLRHECVSKDKRIRDLETELSQTIEFLSPSQIQAKNRRSCNSDEYANHKVTNLSVDNNLTIDSADLIASPASPRTFLSNVPYSSSSNEEVCGVGNGQASIERASLEKPNRKRTKLVTQLSGSLSRAWGRARNRKSLDISNPGTPSSIPRNTALSIRSYSTDTDVFLSGSRMSLYDRTDDEKKEIMDESKILPMHKWRADTVQVWLELVMHMSQYTKECVENVKSGKVLLGMTEDELETCLYITNPLHKRKLKYAIDEFQNPAVTISTMSAAGQLDHWWVSEHWMRDVGLSQYASKFRENLVDGRVLNSLTRKDLERHLGIDSKRHQDSIIKGIELLSMLGFDKQRLEERRQMCHSCDADLVVWSNNRLIQWAKSVDLKEYAFNLRESGVHGALLVLDTSFNSDDLATALGIPSSKTILRRHLATEFDALVRPARETFKEENGLSNNTTSSSSLKKRGGSLSYSFIRSTDQTRRSRRSLRSISRSFGRHLGRDYHMVNGTDRETK from the exons CTCTTCAGTCACTAGATTCATTGAACGAACAAATTCTGCAATTTATCTTCAGTTCGTCTTTAAATAACGCTGGTACAGGATCTGTATCCGGACTTATATCAAGTTTTGATAGCGACGCACTTCTTCCAAAACAGAGAGATGCACTCACTGCGTCACTCACCTTGATGAGGAGGCTGCTCATGGATGCACAG acCAAGTTTAAGAAAATGGTCGATGATAATCGTCGATTAGCCAGCCACATTGACGGTACAATACAATCTGCTAATCAAGAAGTCAACACTTTACGAATTGAACTAGATATGACGAACAAAAAACTACGAGAACTTTCCATGAGAGATTCCTGCCAGCATTGCCAGGGTCGGAGATCAG aagtGAGAGAACTGAAAAAACTTGTAGAAGAGAATAAAAGATTGTCAAGCGAGAATCGCCAACTTCAAAAAGAAACTGAAAATTTACGACAGCAAGCATCATGTGTATCAGAACTCGCCAAAACCAAACTTGCATTGCATG AGATGATGACCGACATGCGACTGATACAAGATGAGAAAAGAGATGTTTTCATTCAACTTGAAGAACTCCACACATTACTTGATGAAAAAGAAGAACAATTACGATCGTTCATCAGACAATATGAAAATCAAATGCAG GAACAAGAAGCCAAAATGGCTTCATTAGAAGAAGACAAAAGCAGACTTATTCATGAAAAAGATGATTTGACTCACAAGAACAATGAAGTTGGAGAAATCATCTCATCATTAAGACATGAATGTGTCTCTAAAGATAAAAGAATTCGTGATTTAGAAACAGAATTATCACAG acGATCGAGTTTCTCTCTCCCTCACAAATACAAGCTAAAAACAGAAGATCTTGTAATAGTGATGAATATGCAAACCATAAAGTTACAAATCTCTCTG TTGATAACAATTTGACTATCGACAGTGCTGACCTGATTGCTTCTCCCGCATCACCTCGTACTTTTCTTTCCAATGTTCCATATTCTTCGTCTTCAAACGAGGAGGTATGCGGTGTCGGTAATGGTCAAGCGTCAATTGAACGAGCGTCTCTTGAAAAACCAAATCGGAAGAGGACCAAACTTGTTACACAATTATCAGGCTCATTATCAAGAGCATGGGGACGTGCGAGGAATCGGAAAAGTTTGGATATAAGCA ATCCTGGAACACCTTCTAGCATTCCCAGAAATACAGCGTTGTCTATACGATCGTACAGTACAG acACCGATGTTTTTCTATCTGGAAGTCGAATGTCATTGTATGATCGAACGGACGACGAGAAGAAAGAAATTATGGATGAAAGTAAAATTTTGCCAATGCACAA GTGGAGAGCGGACACTGTTCAAGTCTGGTTAGAATTGGTGATGCATATGTCACAATATACCAAGGAATGTGTGGAGAATGTAAAAAGCGGAAAG GTTTTGCTCGGAATGACGGAAGATGAATTAGAAACTTGTCTTTATATAACAAATCCATTacataaaagaaaattaaaatatgcgATAGATGAATTCCAGAATCCAGCGGTCACTATAAG CACCATGTCAGCTGCGGGTCAGCTTGACCATTGGTGGGTTAGTGAACACTGGATGCGAGACGTGGGTCTATCTCAATACGCATCAAAGTTCCGAGAAAACCTTGTAGATGGTCGAGTATTGAACAGTCTCACAAGAAAAGATCTCGAACGCCATCTCGGCATAGACAGCAAGAGGCATCAGGATTCCATAATCAAAGGAATTGAACTCCTATCAATGCTTGGTTTTGACAAACAG AGATTGGAAGAACGCAGACAAATGTGCCATTCCTGTGATGCTGATCTTGTTGTATGGAGTAATAATAGACTTATACAATGGGCCAAATCTGTTGATCTCAAAG AATATGCCTTCAATTTGCGTGAAAGTGGTGTTCATGGTGCGTTACTTGTTCTGGACACATCGTTCAATTCTGACGATCTTGCCACTGCTCTCGGAATTCCTTCTTCAAAAACAATACTCAGGCGACATCTGGCAACTGAGTTTGATGCGTTAGTTCGACCTGCAAG GGAGACATTTAAAGAAGAGAACGGTCTCAGTAACAACACAACTTCATCATCGTCTCTCAAAAAACGTGGTGGGTCATTAAGTTATTCTTTCATCCGATCAACCGACCAAACAAGAAGGTCACGAAGGAGTTTAAGA tCTATCAGTCGATCGTTTGGACGTCATTTGGGTAGAGATTATCATATGGTTAATGGTACTGATCGTGAGACAAAATGA
- the LOC120327893 gene encoding kazrin-like isoform X5, whose product MSLDVNSLQSLDSLNEQILQFIFSSSLNNAGTGSVSGLISSFDSDALLPKQRDALTASLTLMRRLLMDAQTKFKKMVDDNRRLASHIDGTIQSANQEVNTLRIELDMTNKKLRELSMRDSCQHCQGRRSEVRELKKLVEENKRLSSENRQLQKETENLRQQASCVSELAKTKLALHEMMTDMRLIQDEKRDVFIQLEELHTLLDEKEEQLRSFIRQYENQMQEQEAKMASLEEDKSRLIHEKDDLTHKNNEVGEIISSLRHECVSKDKRIRDLETELSQTIEFLSPSQIQAKNRRSCNSDEYANHKVTNLSVDNNLTIDSADLIASPASPRTFLSNVPYSSSSNEEVCGVGNGQASIERASLEKPNRKRTKLVTQLSGSLSRAWGRARNRKSLDISNPGTPSSIPRNTALSIRSYSTDTDVFLSGSRMSLYDRTDDEKKEIMDESKILPMHKWRADTVQVWLELVMHMSQYTKECVENVKSGKVLLGMTEDELETCLYITNPLHKRKLKYAIDEFQNPAVTISTMSAAGQLDHWWVSEHWMRDVGLSQYASKFRENLVDGRVLNSLTRKDLERHLGIDSKRHQDSIIKGIELLSMLGFDKQRLEERRQMCHSCDADLVVWSNNRLIQWAKSVDLKEYAFNLRESGVHGALLVLDTSFNSDDLATALGIPSSKTILRRHLATEFDALVRPARETFKEENGLSNNTTSSSSLKKRGGSLSYSFIRSTDQTRRSRRSLRSISRSFGRHLGRDYHMVNGTDRETK is encoded by the exons ATGTCGCTAGATGTCAATT CTCTTCAGTCACTAGATTCATTGAACGAACAAATTCTGCAATTTATCTTCAGTTCGTCTTTAAATAACGCTGGTACAGGATCTGTATCCGGACTTATATCAAGTTTTGATAGCGACGCACTTCTTCCAAAACAGAGAGATGCACTCACTGCGTCACTCACCTTGATGAGGAGGCTGCTCATGGATGCACAG acCAAGTTTAAGAAAATGGTCGATGATAATCGTCGATTAGCCAGCCACATTGACGGTACAATACAATCTGCTAATCAAGAAGTCAACACTTTACGAATTGAACTAGATATGACGAACAAAAAACTACGAGAACTTTCCATGAGAGATTCCTGCCAGCATTGCCAGGGTCGGAGATCAG aagtGAGAGAACTGAAAAAACTTGTAGAAGAGAATAAAAGATTGTCAAGCGAGAATCGCCAACTTCAAAAAGAAACTGAAAATTTACGACAGCAAGCATCATGTGTATCAGAACTCGCCAAAACCAAACTTGCATTGCATG AGATGATGACCGACATGCGACTGATACAAGATGAGAAAAGAGATGTTTTCATTCAACTTGAAGAACTCCACACATTACTTGATGAAAAAGAAGAACAATTACGATCGTTCATCAGACAATATGAAAATCAAATGCAG GAACAAGAAGCCAAAATGGCTTCATTAGAAGAAGACAAAAGCAGACTTATTCATGAAAAAGATGATTTGACTCACAAGAACAATGAAGTTGGAGAAATCATCTCATCATTAAGACATGAATGTGTCTCTAAAGATAAAAGAATTCGTGATTTAGAAACAGAATTATCACAG acGATCGAGTTTCTCTCTCCCTCACAAATACAAGCTAAAAACAGAAGATCTTGTAATAGTGATGAATATGCAAACCATAAAGTTACAAATCTCTCTG TTGATAACAATTTGACTATCGACAGTGCTGACCTGATTGCTTCTCCCGCATCACCTCGTACTTTTCTTTCCAATGTTCCATATTCTTCGTCTTCAAACGAGGAGGTATGCGGTGTCGGTAATGGTCAAGCGTCAATTGAACGAGCGTCTCTTGAAAAACCAAATCGGAAGAGGACCAAACTTGTTACACAATTATCAGGCTCATTATCAAGAGCATGGGGACGTGCGAGGAATCGGAAAAGTTTGGATATAAGCA ATCCTGGAACACCTTCTAGCATTCCCAGAAATACAGCGTTGTCTATACGATCGTACAGTACAG acACCGATGTTTTTCTATCTGGAAGTCGAATGTCATTGTATGATCGAACGGACGACGAGAAGAAAGAAATTATGGATGAAAGTAAAATTTTGCCAATGCACAA GTGGAGAGCGGACACTGTTCAAGTCTGGTTAGAATTGGTGATGCATATGTCACAATATACCAAGGAATGTGTGGAGAATGTAAAAAGCGGAAAG GTTTTGCTCGGAATGACGGAAGATGAATTAGAAACTTGTCTTTATATAACAAATCCATTacataaaagaaaattaaaatatgcgATAGATGAATTCCAGAATCCAGCGGTCACTATAAG CACCATGTCAGCTGCGGGTCAGCTTGACCATTGGTGGGTTAGTGAACACTGGATGCGAGACGTGGGTCTATCTCAATACGCATCAAAGTTCCGAGAAAACCTTGTAGATGGTCGAGTATTGAACAGTCTCACAAGAAAAGATCTCGAACGCCATCTCGGCATAGACAGCAAGAGGCATCAGGATTCCATAATCAAAGGAATTGAACTCCTATCAATGCTTGGTTTTGACAAACAG AGATTGGAAGAACGCAGACAAATGTGCCATTCCTGTGATGCTGATCTTGTTGTATGGAGTAATAATAGACTTATACAATGGGCCAAATCTGTTGATCTCAAAG AATATGCCTTCAATTTGCGTGAAAGTGGTGTTCATGGTGCGTTACTTGTTCTGGACACATCGTTCAATTCTGACGATCTTGCCACTGCTCTCGGAATTCCTTCTTCAAAAACAATACTCAGGCGACATCTGGCAACTGAGTTTGATGCGTTAGTTCGACCTGCAAG GGAGACATTTAAAGAAGAGAACGGTCTCAGTAACAACACAACTTCATCATCGTCTCTCAAAAAACGTGGTGGGTCATTAAGTTATTCTTTCATCCGATCAACCGACCAAACAAGAAGGTCACGAAGGAGTTTAAGA tCTATCAGTCGATCGTTTGGACGTCATTTGGGTAGAGATTATCATATGGTTAATGGTACTGATCGTGAGACAAAATGA